One Echeneis naucrates chromosome 4, fEcheNa1.1, whole genome shotgun sequence genomic window, aaacaaaggatgtgtaatatgaaatgtaatattACATTGGATGCACACAAggatggagatttttttttaaggcaaataTGACCATGACAAATAGTCACAGCAAACCAGACTTATTTCAGTGTGAATGTAAACACTTGActctggaaatgtaaatgtattattgTGAACCGAACGCACGTTAAAACCCTATACAATTTTCCACTGATGAATAAGAGACGTTTGTTTTGTGAATTCTCTAAAATAATGCTGTGATCTGAGCCTTTTTTCACATAACATAAGTAGTATGTAATTTTCCAGGAAGATATTTTGTGCCACTGACAAAATCTAAGCTCAGGCCATGATGTGagaaacatatattttttaacgTATTAAGCCACGAATCCACAGCCAAAGAAGGCTTAGCATCAGTAATATTCCTGCTTTGTGGAGCGATCCACCCATGTCTACTAAGCATATGCTCAAAATGTACTTTTCTGGAGTAGGAGACATCTTTTGaccacaacagacacaaattaTTGTTCCAAGGAAAGTGCTCTAATTTATGACTTATAAACTTGTATGAAAGTATACTTGAACAATATTCCATCTTCAAAACGCAGAAATCTCATTCTGCTCCAAACTCTATGGAAACTTTTGATGACTCTTGCTGTGGTGCAGCTTGAGGCTGTAACTGTTACAGAGGTCgatgagggaggaggggagggaggtgagGGCTGGGCCAGGATGGACTGGAAGCATGCCTCCAGCAGCATTTATAAACATGGCCTCTATGCACAGCTAAGGGTCATTGTTTACATCCATCCTTACGTgctatttctgtctgtatgtttcTGCACCCTGACCGTGCAGTCGAGCTGGAGGACAAATACATTTCAGGGTCAAGCTACCTACTTCTCTGCCCGTCACTGTTCATCTTGGAGACTCTACACCTGTTCAGCAGGGAAGATCGCATCACAGGGGGAAACTTTGGACTTTTGAAAATAATTCTTGTTTAAATCTACCAAAATCAGCTGCCATCATTTCACTTCCAACAAGCATGTACAGCTCCAACTACTCCCATGCCAAGTTTGGCCAGGAGGCAAGGGAGCCCCTGCATAAGTCAAAAGGAAAGAGCTGTGGCTACTACATGAggatcatcttcttcttttcctctctgatcCAGTCACTTATCATCATCAGTCTGGTGCTGTTCCTAATCTATGGGCAGCCAGAGAAGTCTGCAGTGGAGAAAAGGGTTGAGGTCAGTGGTTTTTTATTCCTTTAGAAAATCTGCTAAATCAAGAACccaaggaattaaaaaaaaaaaaaaaaaagtgtttaaaataataatttgtgtaTGTTGGAGCTGATCCTCTGCGGAATCTCATAAAAGACTATATTGACTTCCAAGTGAACTAACAATAACTAAAACATCTCTTTTATTGGGATGGATCTTTGAAGACTGAAATTGAggtcatttctgctgcagcctttGCTCAAGCTCATCATCACTTGTCTGTTGTGATGTGTCTCACACAATATGTTTTAGCAGGTTATTTTCAGTGCTGTAAAATGCAGTCCTGGTGATGCTGAGTAATCTGAATGCTTTTCTGAAGGAGCTGGAGTTGAGTTTTAACAGGCTGAGCGAGAATAACATTCAGCTGATGAAGGAGAAAGGCGAGCTGGGAGCTCAACTGGAAGCCTGCAAAGCTGAGAAAGCTTCCCtggagaaagaaatggagaaacttAAAAATGATGCCAACAGCACACAATTTCAGCTAAAATTTAGATTGGTgagtgggtaaaaaaaaaaaaagacattacagAAGGTTTTTTCTAAATGTGCTTCAGAATTTTTATTTGGGGTAATTTACAAATGATATATCTCTTTAGGAGGAGTTTTCATTATTCTTTGGGTCACCCTGGTATTAAAATATAATCCATAAGCATAataagatctttttttttcctttacagtCCAGTTGTGAGAGAATGAGTGCAACCACACTGAGCATGATGGCACGGCGTCCCACCCCTCCCATCCAGGCTCCAGCTGTACTTACTACAAGCAGTATGCTCTCcaattttctattctaattttTAACCACTTGCAATAGATTACTTTGGCAATGACAAATGCATGTATAGGAATGCTAAAGAAAGGACACAATGATTAGGTGTTATCCATTTCAGATACATTTAGGTAGCTCTTTAAactcatttaaaacatgaataaacCTTTGGATCACTGGCTTGTAAAGAATCAGTCTCTGGTTTTTATATATAGCTGGTTTAGTTGGGAGATTATTGATGAATGACtttcagaaaagagaaactATGACTATAATACCAAAGGAATGGTATGAACATTTCCCTCCCAATCTGGAACTCCTAAAGCTATTGTTATTAATCTCTAATATgagtatttattattaatgataacgaatgaaagggttagggttaaatgaAGTATCTGTTTAAGAGTTCTCGTATTAATAGTGTTCTTCTGTGAACTCTCCAGGTGAAGTAAAGACATTGCAGAGCCTCAATGCTCAGCAGAAAGCTATGATAAGTCTCATTGAGGCAAACTTCACCCAGACAGTTCATTACCTGAGCCAGGAGAGAGACAATGCCCTCAAAGACCGAGATACACACCACCAGGATGCCATCTCCATGCGCAAGGAGAACACAGTGCTGAAAGAGCAGCTTGTTACCTACACCGGGTACGgcactgtttgtgtgtaaaaaaaaaaaaaagaatggagataaattttgtttatttaagttttctatttatttatttattcatttatttttgactaGGAAATGCAAAGAGGACTTTGCAGAGTCTTTGAATGGGATCACAATAGTGACCAAAGATTTCCTGAACCGGATCAACAACCTGTTCCCTCACCAGCTAACCTTTCACCTCACATGTGACAGCCAGCAGGAGCAAATGGAAAAGATAAGAAACAGCTGCACAAACCTGTCCAGAGATGTTGAGAACAAGTTCCAGTTGTATCTCGACAATGTGGGCAACAAGGTGAGTGGCAGCTCTGTAGATGTGCGTGATCCTTGGATGAGATGTTACAGTTTTAAACGACAGATACGAAACGTGTCCGGTGCTTTGTCCTATATGTGCTGGAATACACATCTTTGAGCAAAATTTCATTAATAGTAAAAACAATGTAAGAGTTAGGTTACCTACATATGAATGAAAATCCTGCTCGTTTGAAAGTACAGACACATCTGCAAAATGTAGTTATCGTATGAAAAGTCGAAGTAGTTGTTCTATTGAAAAGGGACTACAGTGAGAGTAACACTGATGGATCAATGTATAAGAAACATCAAATTTAATGtgaattttgtttcattttacgGACAGTTTGCACAGTGGATCCCAATCTAACAATCCCGGCCCCTCCTGGATAGCTGCAGATAGCTTCTTAACTTACTGTGAAATACTGGGTACTTTTTGTAgctttgttgatgttttctcaAGCTTTATCAGTTGGGAACCAGGGCCTTAGTCTTCACAATGCATTCTAAGATAAAGTTCTCCGATAGAAGCAGACTCTAAATATTTGCCTCTTTCCTGAGCAGACGTATAACGTTGAATAAAATGGATATATTGATAAAGTTGATGTAAAATAAAGTACCATTATATTGGATATTATATATACTCCAAAgatttggaaaaacaaattgaatAGGAAACCTTTTTCTCAAGGGAGGAAGTCTACTCACTGCCACATTTGTGATAAATCTTGCTAAAGAGACAGACATCCTCTGAGGCAAACCCAGGGTCAAAGCAGAGGTGACGTGTGGGGCTCTCCCCATACAGCACTTCTGTGTAGgataacaaaaacataaacccTCAGCAAGTATACAGAGTCTCACTGAGGGGTCAGGAATTATCAATTGTATTCCAACCTGTTCAACTTTCTTTTGCTGGtcagtaatattgttttcttctgttggaTTTGAAGATATGAGTGTATAACATGAACCAGCACTACATACGTGCTCAAACAGCAATGCGTATCGAGACGTGACGCAGAAGAAGAagtttattaataatttatcattttataattttaaaatttttctttgaaagtAACTACTTTTACTACATTGAACAATTTATCATCAGAATAGTTGTAGAGTCATGCCGATCAACTAATCCAATCATTTAATAAGTTTGCATTCACGTAGGTCTCTTTATAAAAACAGATGTTCACAAAGAGGATCTATAAAGCATAGATACATCCCGTGTTACTGAGCCTCAGACGTTGAGAGCTACTGCGAGCCTGGTTATTGACGctttatggattattttaaaatgaaaacctttcTGGAGATGATCAGGACTTGACAATAAGTTTTCTAAGAATATAACAGTGGCGAAATCTTAACCATTCTGTAATTCCATGATTTTGTATTGTCTTGAGAGACTGCGACGGCTTGTGACCATGGATTGCATTAAACGATTTGGCTGCGTAACATAAGGTTGATtcttaaaaggaaaattaacattaacaaaCCCAATTCTGAAAAGTTTGAGACGCGGTGTAAAgtgcaaataaaacagaatgCATTGATTTGCAAATCTCATAACCTCATATATTTTGGGGCAACACAAAAAGGATGGGAGTAGGCCATGTTACACCCTCTTCTTTTGACAACAGTTCATAACTGAAGAGCAGCTGCCCGTTTTTTGGAAGAGGAATGTTGTCCTGTTGTGTGATATATGACCTGCAGTATTTCTACTGTATAAAGTTTAGAATAATAATATTCCATCCCGGAGAGAAAATTCATCTGGATGGATCATGTTGCTCTAAAGCCCATATGTACCTTTAAGCATTGATGGTGCCTTTCCAGATGTGCTAGCGGCCCACTCGAGAGGCACTAATGCAATCCCATACCAACAGAAATGCCAGCTTCAGAACTGAATGCTGATAACAAGTGGGattttccctttcctctccaGTCCACAGGACATGGCGTCTAAGGTTTCAAATagaatttcaaatttcattttgtctaATCACAGAACAACAGTTTTCTACTCAGTCCatttttaaatgagctttgGCCCACAGAAGACAATGGTGCGTCTTGATTATATTTACatatgactttttctttgcatttcattACCGAGTCATGCCGGGTAATTCAGGCCTGATGGCCCAAATATCACAGGTACCCATTATTGATTTTTGGCCTTGTCCCTCGCTCACAGACATTTCCTGAGATTCTACAGAGATCTTTTAATGATATTATATTCTGCAGATGTGAGATATGCATTGAATAACATTGTTTTATAATTAGTCCACAGTTTGTAGACGCAGTTTGTTGCTGATTGGTGAACCTCCGCTCAACTTTACTACTGAGAGATTCTGCCTTCTTTATACCTTATCATGCTTGTGAATTGTTACCAATGAACCTCATTAGTTGCAACATGTTCTCCCAGCTGTTTGTTCTTTGTACCACTTACTTGTTTCATATAGGTGTAAGTAATTTTTCACGAAACAGTAAAATAGCTCAGTTTAAGCGTTTGATATGTTGTCTATGTACTACTGTCAAAAAATGCAGGTTATGGATATGAGATTTGCAAGTCATGGCATTTAATGTGCACAAATTCCCACCTGTGTTGGAATTGGGGTGGTAAAAATAGGCACATGGTAAACAGAAACTGGTAGTCCTGTTGTCCCACAGCAGgaaggttgtgtgtgtggagtttgaatCTCCTCCCTGAACCGGTGGGGGTTCGCTCCAggcactctggtttcctcccacagacgAGCACCTTCTGCTTAATTAACAAGTCTAATTGCACGCAGGCgtgcgtgtgagtggttctttgtctctgtatgtcctctAATGGATAAGACGTATAGATAATGAGATGATACGTACAgatccaacaaaaacatgatcacATTCACTTTCTCTCTGTACATACATATATTGTTTCTGTGTATTCTTGTTGCAGGTTGCAGAGATCCAAGCCAAGTCAAGTCGTATGGAGGTGCAGAACTTGCACCTGATATCTGACCTGCAGCAGTGTGAACACAAGCACAGTGAGATGGTTGCTGAGGCGGCCAAGGAGATGCAGCTCAAGCAAAAGACTCACGATGACCAGGTAGACAGCTTTAAAGTGGAATGTATGGCATACCTTGGGGACTTGGGAATCTACAGGATGCCATCAGATATTTTCCTCAATGATAACAATATAATGTTCTCTGTTTTATCCATCACAACATGAACCACATCCATACAGCATACGAAGATGTAAAGGGAATAATTCACATTGTCAATTAAAAgtaacatgatttttttttttttttttaaggtggaaAAATTACTGATGGAGCAGAATCGCTtgagagagcagaaaaagctGCAAGAAGACAATTTAgccctgagagagaaagaacttAAGATCCTTCAGCAAATGCTCCCAGCTCAGCCTAGTTTTAAGGTAAAATAGATCATTTACTCCATGCACACGTATGAAAAGGAATGAgtcataattcattcattcattctaagTTGTGTGGCAAAGTGGCAGAGGacagctgaaaatgtttgaggGAAGGAAATCATAGGTTCACATTTTACCCAATTTTGAACTCCATCATATCGAAAACACTAAGTAGTTGTGCAATGctatattaaataattaatactGGAACGATTGCTTTGTTTTGCAGTCTGGTGTTCCTAAAACATCCAATCTCCAGGCCGCCCCACAGCAGGACAGAGGGACTGTACCTAACTGGCCTTTTATTGGAGCACAGGGCAGAACTTCAAACCTTCAtcaataaactgtgtgtgtgtgtgcgtctatgTATATAagtgaaaaggagagaaagagagagagaaattaaataaacgATCTAAGCAGCAGCTGGTCAAAATCTTTAATTATGGTCAAGGTCATCCAATGCTTCCTATTCTGCACTGGACCTTCATTTATGTAAGCAAAGAAGGAAATGCTGTCCCACCTGTCTGACCTCCAAACCCGTCCATATATTAGTGTCACAAAAAAGCATTCACCCCTTCgatgttttcatcttttattgcCTTTATAATTTGAGTTTTTTGACAAACAATCTCTTAAATGTGAAAGTAAACACATTTCTACAAGGATATATGAattcataaaaaagaaatattctaAAATAATTGACTGCATAAATATCTAACAACTTCAAGCCAATATTCACCTTTGGCTGCAAACAAAATCTGCTCAGGCTCTGACAGGTCGCACAGGGATGAGCAGGCCTTTTAAAGTCCAGCCACAAATCCTCTATTGGACTGAAAGTCTGGGCTTTGAACATTCACCTCGTTTTCACCATTTTGCCCTCTACCTTTAAAACCTTCTACGGCTTGTTGGAGAAAACCAACAGAACACCATGATGCTGCCGACGCCATGCTTTCTTGTGGGGACCATGTGTCTGCTGCGACGTGCAGCGCTTATTGTCCGTCAAAATGAGCAGCTAGCCTCATGGCCAAACAACTCTTTCATACCGAAGAATCCTTCAGTTTGCCCGGGGCTTTCCTGGGACTCTCCACCATTCTCCCATGAAAGATTTGACGTTAACCTGGCCAACAGTTGCAGAGTCTCACCCAGttcagctgctgaagctgaacttCTTCAGTGTAATCATAATCATTTTTTGTTGGCTTCCCTCACTGGTCTCTTCTTGCCCAGTGAGTGAATTGTGAGGACAGCCTGCTCTAGGCAGATTTGTACTTGTGCCATACTCCCTCCATTCTTCCTGACTTGactctttttttcactttgacattAAAGTTAGTTCTTTTGTaaatttttgtccaaatatacaatgtattttactgtatattATATATGAAATCATAATGCTACATGCATAAATGCCCTTTTCATCTTCACTCTACCCTCTGTACTTAGAATattatttactattattttaatttttttattacattttttatttaatacctgtacatttcagttttttttctggatttatTTGACCTTGTCTGTAATCACCCATGTGTTATCAGTAAAGTTGGTTTGTAAGAGTGTAGGTACAGTCTGCCCAAGTGCAGTTCTGTTTTTCCAGCTCCCCCATCACATTGTTTTTTCACCACATGACACAGgacatttcaccatttcaccATTTTCACCATCGTAGTTTAGCTTTGTGACACCCAGTAAAGCAGAGGCTTATGAGGCTTATAATTTAGCGAGaactagcaaaaaaaaaaaaaaaactgtacatatgttgtgcagcaaacaaatcaaaatctgaaatgtattttgaaaACTGCATCAAACTCCAAAACTCAAACGTTTTATAGACTTACTGCGTCATCTCGTTGGTTGTATTAAtagttaatgttaatgttttctttcaaggaagcatctttcatctttcagtCTTTCAAGTAAGATGAAATGAACCAGCAGTGTAGCAACTGATGGGACTGGTAGTGCAACATTAACATCTGCCATGTAACCCTTCCCCAACCCTCCTCATGCAACCtgtaaatacaataataatgtaaataaatacttaTAGACCTTATATTACTGGCATAGTTGTGCATGCTTTATACTCCACAGAGCCTTTGCACAGTTGGACATATTTTCTCTAGCTCATTGTGGGTAGTGTAGTTAGGAAAGCTATCCATCCATCTAAAGTGTTCAGTGGGGAGGGCTGCATGTGTTGGGGAGGTTAAAACCTCATTTTTATTGGCTATAACATGAGCATCAAAACAGACATTCAACAGCTATTCATGCTTACGTTATGCGcatatgggcaatttagagtgtACTCTGAGGCGCATGTCTTTTGACTGTGGAATACAGGCCAAGGTTAGGCAACATTCCTAAAGACTGCATCACCATGCTGCATTTTAGGAAAACCAACCTGGAAAATCTTTTTATTGCCATGGTGTTCAAATTATAtggaccaaaaagaaaaagactttgaGGGTAGTGTCCCTGATCTCCTGTGTCTTCCTGCCGTTAAAAGTCTATCAAAGACTCTTTTGGCAGCAGATACTTACGTGCCTGCTATAAACAGAATACTTTTGGAATAGCTGCATTTATGTTTCCTAGTGGTTTGCATACAGCTTTGAAGTTCTTCAACATGGCAAAACCATGTGGCAGATGACAAAACCCACATCCACCAAGTCATAAATACATCATCACAGAGTTATTAGCAGTTTTAGAGCATGTAAAGGATATCAAAAACAAGGATGGACATTTGGCATGCAGAAGTTTAGATGAAGCttatttatttgctcatttATGCAGCATTTTACAAGCAGGGTGGCGGATATATGACCTGTTTTTAAGCTTTACTACTTCTTTTGTAAGCACAAAGTGATGAGCTCATCAGCAATTTAACTGCACACTCACACCTTGGGTTAAGTGTACAAAGGTATTTACATTGTCCGTAAAATTACCACCTGAAACTGAGAggagcaaaataaaactaaaataaaaaacaagcaaaaaacacatacatgttgATCTGTAATGTTACGGCTTCATAAAGCAATATTGCGAGTGCCACCATATGGATtcatgtcagctgttttttaTGTAGTAGTATAATCAACCACAATTGTACAAccttactgttttttttttgcactaaaTTCCTGAATaagttcaataaataaatacatttcatatgGGATGGAACATTTCTGGCTAACTTTCCAGAAAGTTTCTGCCTTAACAGCCCTGTAATCAGCGGTGTGCACTGTGCATGTGCACAGGATTGAAAGTAAACAGAATTAGCACCACAACTGGTTGTTCTACTTTTCAATAACATTTAAGTTCCCTGTTAACAACTTGCaatttttaaaactaaaacccTAAACTTTGGCCTTCACTTTTAATGCCGAATTTGTGACAAATGTGACACAGAAACGGAAGTCTTACACCCTCTTCTAGACAGCACAAATATTTGAGATGCATGTTAcgtaaaaaacagaaaaaagaaaga contains:
- the plvapb gene encoding plasmalemma vesicle associated protein b, producing MYSSNYSHAKFGQEAREPLHKSKGKSCGYYMRIIFFFSSLIQSLIIISLVLFLIYGQPEKSAVEKRVEELELSFNRLSENNIQLMKEKGELGAQLEACKAEKASLEKEMEKLKNDANSTQFQLKFRLSSCERMSATTLSMMARRPTPPIQAPAVLTTSSEVKTLQSLNAQQKAMISLIEANFTQTVHYLSQERDNALKDRDTHHQDAISMRKENTVLKEQLVTYTGKCKEDFAESLNGITIVTKDFLNRINNLFPHQLTFHLTCDSQQEQMEKIRNSCTNLSRDVENKFQLYLDNVGNKVAEIQAKSSRMEVQNLHLISDLQQCEHKHSEMVAEAAKEMQLKQKTHDDQVEKLLMEQNRLREQKKLQEDNLALREKELKILQQMLPAQPSFKSGVPKTSNLQAAPQQDRGTVPNWPFIGAQGRTSNLHQ